The Lacticaseibacillus pabuli region CGGTCTACGTCCAAAAGGGTGAGTCCAAGAGGCTATTGCTCCGGAGCACCGGCCGTATGTCGGCGCATCTTCACCGGGCAATAGAAGGCTGGCGCGTCTCTGGCGTTGAGCCCGTGGTCAAGAACAATTCGGATGATTATGCCGCCATGCTTGATCAGGACGGGATGGTCGAAATGGTCTATGAGCGGCCGATTACCTGGCAACTGTTCAACAAGTATTACTTCAAAAAGGCCGCAGTTCATGGTCACGGCGAGTTTACTTTCAACCGGATTTTCGTCGATACCATTCATAATGCGGTGACCCTTGGCAACGATAGCAATCGTCGCACGCGGCGGCTGAAGATGCAGAAGAAGTATGATCTCGACAAGTTCGAGGACGCACTGACAGCGGCGACGTCTACCTATCCAATCAGTGAAGAACGCATTGGCAACAAGGAAGTGCCTTTCTTTAAGATCGCCGTGACCGTTAATGCCTACACGTACATGATGGATACCCAGGGCGCGAGTCATTACGTTAACTCGCTCATGGGCTCTGGGAGCAGTGCACCGTCTGCCATTGATGCCAAGCAAATTGACAACCAGACCGTTTACACGATGAGCAACAACAACCAGCGACTGGCAGTTGATCGCAACGACAGCCGGATGCGCTATGAGAACTTTGCGATTGAAGGGCCTGCCAAGAGCATGACCCGCAACGTTGAGAACGCTTATGACGACCTGCAGAACTTGTCGATCAAGCAACTACGCGGGATTAGCTTCTACGGTTATGACACGAAAACACAGGCCGCGACGTTCCGCATGACTGTCGCCGGCTTGCCAATCATTGGCCAGAAGATGCAGGGTGCCGTCATTGTGACGCATACGAACGCCTCTAAGCGCATTGAATTTTCTGGGGACAATCTATCCGTTGCGATTCCGACGGGCACCAGCCGCGTCACCTTGCCCAACACGAATGAGCTGTACACGCAATTGGCGAACCACGGTGTGGACACCACGCAAATTAGCAATATCGTACTGGCATACGCGTGGAACGAGGCGAGCGACAACGCGCAGGTCGCGCAGCTGACCCCGACCTACTTCATCAAGATCGGCACGAAGTTCTACGACTACCGGAAGCTAGTGGACAACAGCGTGAAGGTGACTGACACGGCAACGGATGACGACGCACAGGTTGCGAACTAGGAGGTGTTACAGACATGGACTTTCGACGTATTGAAGGCATTTTTCTCATCGTCTTCGTCATTCTCGACATCTTCTTAGGTTGGAGTATGAGTCAGAATCAGCGGGTTTACCTGAGTGCCAGTACGAGTAGCACCGGTCCGCAGATTGCCCAGCAGATCAAACGCGACGACATTGCGCTGCCCAAGCTAAACGGCAAGGAAACGCAAGGTCACTACGACGCCGCACAAACGAACACGCAGCTGAGCGCGAATTACCAGACCGTCGCGAACACTGGGGATCTGAAAGTGAACATCTCGAGTAGCAACGGATACCAAGTGCTTAGTGCCAGCCTGAACAGCCCCCTGCGTTTGCGCAGAAAGGGCGTGGTCAGCCAGCTCAAGAATTACGTGGAGAATCCGAACAACGTGTTGTTTGGCAAGGATTACGTTTATTCCCCTGAGCTTTCTGGTAATGGCAGTTACGTCTTCGTGCAGCAAACCGCGGGCAAGCGTATCGTGATGGACGAGCGGGCGAACTTGACGTTGAACGTGAGCGAAGGGCGGCTGACCAGCTACCGGCAGAGCTACGTGGGCCACATGATTCCGATGGATAATCAGCAGGCACTTATGTCTGATAAGGAAGCCATCTACACGTTGTACCAGAGCAATGAAATCGTGGATAGTTCACGGGTCCTCTGGGTCAAGCTGGGCTACACGTGGCTGCTGACAACGAAGGGTAGCCAGGTGTTTACCCCAACGTGGTCCGTGGGTATTGAGAGTAAGAACTCCAAGAACGTGACGATTAAACGGGTTAACGCCATTACGCAGGCCGTCATGAAGACGCATTAGACTAGTGTATTATAAAAAAAGGGCGCGGCTTTTCCACATTTTAAGTGGAGAAACCGCGCCCTGTGTTGTATAAGTAGTCGAGTTAATGACGTTGCTTTTTTCCAGACAAGATTTCCTCGCGTTTGGCCATTTTGCCGGCATAAAAACTGATGAGGAGGGCAATGACAACAGCAATGAAAGCCCCGAAATTTTCGACATGCATGACCCACAATGTGCCAATGCCGATGATGAGACTGAGTAATAAGATACCATCGCTGGTTCTTAATTGTATTCCGAGTAGCATAAATGCGACTGTCCTTTCCCTTCTGATATATAGGAGAGTATAGTCTTCTCAATGCATAATGACTAATTTTGTTGTGGGCGTCGGATATATTGCGCTAAGCGTTATTTGGCATTAACAAAATGTCGATTTCGCACTGAACACCTGTTTGCGGTACAATGGGAATGCTTTTAGAAAGGACGAGGCAAAGATGACAGAAGATTTCGGAATGAGAGTGAGCGTCCTGGCCAGCTCTAGCTCAGGTAACACGACTTATATTGAAACTCCTGAACACAAGGTGCTGATTGATGCTGGCTTCTCCGGCAAAAAGGAAGCCGCGTTGCTCAAGGACATTGGTCGCGATTTGAACGATGTCGACAGCCTCTTTATCACCCATGAACACAGTGATCATGTCGCTGGGGTCGGGGTTTTAGCGCGTCGCTACCCGAACCTCAACATCTATGCCAATAAAGAAACCTTCGCGCATTTGCCTAAGAGTACGGGTAAATTACCCTACGAGCAGTTGCACCTGTTCGCGCCAGACACGACGCTTTCCCTCGGCGATCTAGACGTTGAGAGCTTTTCCGTCTCACATGACGCTGCCCGGCCTCAGTTCTACCAGTTCCACCATGATGACAAGGCCTTCTGCGTCCTCACCGACACGGGCTTTGTGTCCGACCAGCTGGCGGGGACTATTCGCGACGCCGATGCGTACCTGATGGAGGCCAACCACGATATCGAGATGCTCGAGGAGGGCCCTTACCCGTGGTCACTGAAGCAACGCATCTTGTCGAGCTACGGGCACCTGTCCAATGCGGACGGTGCTGAGGCGCTGATGGACGCCATTGGTCTGCGGACTAAACGCATTTACCTCGGGCACCGGTCTGCACATAACAATACAAAACCGCTGGCACACCTCACCGTGGCGTCGATGTTGAAGCGCGAAGGACTGGCTGTAGACCATGATTTTCTCCTGCTGGATACGAATCGTGAAACGCCTGAAGCTATGTTTACTGTTTGATGGGTTTCTATAAGAAATACGTTTTCAATATATAATGATTTTTTTTGCGTATCTGGTATAATTAGTTCGGAAAGCACCTACGTTCACGATTTATGAGGTGAGAATTATGGCTGGATTACTAAAATATTCAGATTTTGAAAACTGGCGCGAAGTTAACAACGTCGTGACGGCTGCTGAGAAGGATGTCATCAAGGATGTCCGGCGGTTGAGCCACGTGACTTATTGGGGGGATCGGGCAAAGCTCGATGCCTTTAAAGTCGACCACCCAAGCTTCTTTGAGACAAACTTTCGGACGCTAACCTACGACGCTGCAAGTAAGTTTTATGAAGACCATAACGAGAGTGGGGTCAGTGACCTGTTGAACTTGGACCTGATTCTCCGGGTAACCAAGTTGCTCTACCGGCGCAATCAGTTTGAAACCCTACTTGACCGCGTCTTTTATGGGGTCGGCTACATCCAATCATGGGGCTACGAAATCGCCAGTGTTTACCTATCCACGATTTCTGAAGCTGTCTTCCTTGGCATCGATGGCACCCAGTACCAGCGTTTTGCCAGTGAATTTGCTGACTCCGCTAACTTTGATCGGGTGGACAACCCCTCTGCGTTTGGCCCAGACAACCCCTTCGTTGTCCGGATCAGTACCAGTGGTGATATTCCCGGGCTACCTGAGGCGGGTGCGATGTACGCCAAGCCGTTTGATGTCGATCTGGACGTCACACGCTGGGTACCGGTACCTGCTGAACTGCTTGTTTACCACGACCGTGATGGCCGGCCAATGCGTTCGGCAAGTCCGACTGCTGCCAAGACTGCACGGCAGGTGCGTGATGCGAAGAACACCGTTTTACGGTACAAACTCGGCTTGTCGCAATGATTTTAACTATGATGGCGTCCTTTTAGGGGCGCTTTTTGTTTTCACAAAGATAGTGACAACGCTGTATTCCGACCGCTCAGACGGGTATTATTAAATTAGTAACAATTGTGGCGGATTTCTTCCTGTGGGCATCATATTTTCGTCACAACTATCTAATAAGCTAGACATATAAACTGTTAGAGAAGGAGGACGGTGGTGTTTCTTAGCCACGACCATGACTATGGATAACAATAACCATGATTTCAAAGAAGAAGACGTTGAGGTTCACCAGCCACGAAACAATGGCGGGATGGGCCGGACAGTCGCGGTTGCACTTGTCGCGGCGTTAATTGGTGGTGGTGTCGGCGGCGGCATTAGTTATTACGCTATTAGCCGGAACGATTCTGGCGCACCATTAACCACCACGAGCAATACG contains the following coding sequences:
- the yycH gene encoding two-component system activity regulator YycH, which gives rise to MKFRDLLLRLALITAVIASLVFTYLIWFNPAHLERRATTSTAVKTSAVASTRQETHVFLPTAVYVQKGESKRLLLRSTGRMSAHLHRAIEGWRVSGVEPVVKNNSDDYAAMLDQDGMVEMVYERPITWQLFNKYYFKKAAVHGHGEFTFNRIFVDTIHNAVTLGNDSNRRTRRLKMQKKYDLDKFEDALTAATSTYPISEERIGNKEVPFFKIAVTVNAYTYMMDTQGASHYVNSLMGSGSSAPSAIDAKQIDNQTVYTMSNNNQRLAVDRNDSRMRYENFAIEGPAKSMTRNVENAYDDLQNLSIKQLRGISFYGYDTKTQAATFRMTVAGLPIIGQKMQGAVIVTHTNASKRIEFSGDNLSVAIPTGTSRVTLPNTNELYTQLANHGVDTTQISNIVLAYAWNEASDNAQVAQLTPTYFIKIGTKFYDYRKLVDNSVKVTDTATDDDAQVAN
- a CDS encoding MBL fold metallo-hydrolase, whose protein sequence is MTEDFGMRVSVLASSSSGNTTYIETPEHKVLIDAGFSGKKEAALLKDIGRDLNDVDSLFITHEHSDHVAGVGVLARRYPNLNIYANKETFAHLPKSTGKLPYEQLHLFAPDTTLSLGDLDVESFSVSHDAARPQFYQFHHDDKAFCVLTDTGFVSDQLAGTIRDADAYLMEANHDIEMLEEGPYPWSLKQRILSSYGHLSNADGAEALMDAIGLRTKRIYLGHRSAHNNTKPLAHLTVASMLKREGLAVDHDFLLLDTNRETPEAMFTV
- a CDS encoding two-component system regulatory protein YycI, translated to MDFRRIEGIFLIVFVILDIFLGWSMSQNQRVYLSASTSSTGPQIAQQIKRDDIALPKLNGKETQGHYDAAQTNTQLSANYQTVANTGDLKVNISSSNGYQVLSASLNSPLRLRRKGVVSQLKNYVENPNNVLFGKDYVYSPELSGNGSYVFVQQTAGKRIVMDERANLTLNVSEGRLTSYRQSYVGHMIPMDNQQALMSDKEAIYTLYQSNEIVDSSRVLWVKLGYTWLLTTKGSQVFTPTWSVGIESKNSKNVTIKRVNAITQAVMKTH